A region from the Drosophila bipectinata strain 14024-0381.07 chromosome 3R, DbipHiC1v2, whole genome shotgun sequence genome encodes:
- the LOC108130297 gene encoding uncharacterized protein: protein MMQPKALLLFTITIISCGVAFACNGKIIASGITAEEKSIILQEHNRLRQIVATGRYPGQPGAENMREIVWDDELAARAQKWADNCQFRHDPHRTINRFTMGQNLAIIWSTAPLDADDGDFPSRIQSWFNEVQKYSFGDAWSPKTGHYSQLVWGETSLVGCGYAEYKDTSKYNKLYVCNYGPGGNVVGYNPYEVGKPSCSTYGMKPSSRYQGLCSAPGSSAAPAANSVYGANTIETYEYGYKSQSQTANNNQPPTNNINKSQNSYNNRQYSNPKPASAPVPSPVSSPYYPQAAVPAASAFGGSSFGSATRGGSHAYTTEPSQRYQHKLEAYRPSASEFEKSVHKHTILRTYIEQNQQRPQVEQEDQQEQEQPKPITSTKKPSRGWSLLTWRG from the exons CATCGGGCATCACGGCGGAGGAAAAATCAATCATCTTGCAGGAGCACAATCGCCTCCGGCAGATCGTGGCCACCGGACGCTATCCGGGCCAGCCGGGTGCCGAGAATATGCGCGAGATTGTCTGGGACGACGAACTGGCTGCCCGGGCCCAGAAGTGGGCCGACAACTGTCAGTTCCGACACGACCCGCACCGCACGATAA ATCGCTTCACGATGGGTCAGAATCTGGCCATTATCTGGAGCACGGCGCCGTTGGATGCCGATGATGGGGACTTCCCCTCGCGCATCCAGAGTTGGTTCAACGAGGTTCAGAAATACTCCTTTGGAGATGCCTGGTCCCCCAAAACTGGCCACTACTCCCAGTTGGTTTGGGGCGAGACCAGCCTGGTGGGCTGTGGATACGCAGAGTACAAGGACACCAGCAAGTACAACAAGCTCTATGTCTGCAACTATGGACCAGG AGGCAACGTGGTCGGCTACAATCCCTACGAGGTCGGCAAGCCTTCCTGCTCAACGTACGGCATGAAGCCTTCTTCCCGCTACCAAGGACTCTGCTCCGCTCCAGGATCTTCCGCCGCCCCAGCAGCCAACAGCGTCTATGGAGCAAACACCATTGAAACGTATGAGTACGGCTACAAGAGCCAGAGCCAAACCGCAAACAATAACCAACCGCCGACTAACAACATTAACAAGAGCCAAAACAGCTACAACAACCGACAGTACAGTAATCCCAAACCCGCCTCCGCTCCCGTCCCCTCTCCCGTTTCCTCCCCCTACTACCCACAGGCAGCGGTACCAGCGGCATCGGCATTTGGCGGCAGCTCGTTTGGCAGCGCAACGCGCGGCGGCAGCCACGCCTACACAACTGAGCCGTCGCAGCGGTATCAGCACAAGCTCGAGGCGTACCGCCCCAGTGCGTCCGAGTTTGAGAAGTCCGTACACAAACACACCATTCTACGCACCTATATAGAGCAGAACCAGCAGCGGCCACAGGTGGAGCAGGAGGatcagcaggagcaggagcagcctAAGCCCATCACCAGTACTAAGAAGCCCAGCCGTGGATGGAGCCTGCTGACCTGGCGCGGTTAG